Proteins encoded together in one Pogoniulus pusillus isolate bPogPus1 unplaced genomic scaffold, bPogPus1.pri scaffold_58_arrow_ctg1, whole genome shotgun sequence window:
- the DDX23 gene encoding probable ATP-dependent RNA helicase DDX23 isoform X2 yields MAGELAEKKERDASPVKEERKRSRSPDRDRERDRERDRDRKSSPSKDRKRHRSRERRRGSRSRSRSRSKSAERDRRHKERDRERSKKDRDREKDGHRRDKDRKRSSLSPGRGKDSKSRKERDSRKAEEEEENALRKEKAQPLSLEELLAKKKAEEEAEAKPKFLSKAEREAEALRRRQQEVEERQRLLEEERKKRKQFQEMGRKMLDPQERERRERRERMERETNGTEDEEGRQKIREEKDKSKELHAIKERYLGGVKKRRRTRHLNDRKFVFEWDASEDTSIDYNPLYKERHQVQLLGRGFIAGIDLKQQKREQSRFYGDLMEKRRTLEEKEQEEARLRKLRKKEAKQRWDDRHWSQKKLDEMTDRDWRIFREDYSITTKGGKIPNPIRSWKDSSLPPHILEVIDKCGYKEPTPIQRQAIPIGLQNRDIIGVAETGSGKTAAFLIPLLVWITTLPKIDRIEESDQGPYAIILAPTRELAQQIEEETIKFGKPLGIRTVAVIGGISREDQGFRLRMGCEIVIATPGRLIDVLENRYLVLSRCTYVVLDEADRMIDMGFEPDVQKILEHMPVSNQKPDTDEAEDPEKMLANFESGKHKYRQTVMFTATMPPAVERLARSYLRRPAVVYIGSAGKPHERVEQKVFLMSESEKRKKLLAILEQGFDPPIIIFVNQKKGCDVLAKSLEKMGYNACTLHGGKGQEQREFALSNLKAGAKDILVATDVAGRGIDIHDVSMVVNYDMAKNIEDYIHRIGRTGRAGKSGVAITFLTKEDSTVFYDLKQAILESPVSSCPPELANHPDAQHKPGTILTKKRREETIFA; encoded by the exons ATGGCCGGGGAGCTGGCGGAGAAGAAGGAGCGGGACGCCTCCCCTGtcaaggaggagaggaaacgCTCCCGCTCCCCAGACCGGGATCGAGAGCGGGACCGGGAGCGGGACCGGGACCGTAAGAGTTCCCCCTCCAAGGACAGAAAGCGGCACCGGTCCCGGGAGAGGAGGCGAGGCAGCAGGTCCCGCTCCCGGTCCCGCTCCAAGTcagcagagag GGATCGGCGGCACAAGGAGCGGGACCGGGAGCGGAGCAAGAAAGACCGAGACCGGGAGAAGGATGGGCACCGGCGGGACAAGGACAGGAAGCGATCGAG TCTGTCCCCGGGCAGGGGGAAGGATTCCAAGTCCCGGAAGGAGAGGGACTCCCGGAAagccgaggaggaggaggagaatgccctgaggaaggagaag GCTCagcctctgtccctggaggagctgctggccaagaagaaggctgaagaggaggcagaagccaAG CCCAAATTCCTGTCCAAGGCCGAGCGGGAGGCAGAGGCCCTGCGGCGACggcagcaggaggtggaggagcGGCAGCGGCTgctggaggaagagaggaagaagaggaagcagtTCCAGGAGATGGGGAGGAAGATGCTGG ACCCCCAGGAGCGGGAGCGCCGGGAACGCCGGGAGCGCATGGAGCGGGAGACCAACGGCACggaggatgaggagggcaggcagaagATCCGGGAGGAGAAGGACAAAAGCAAAGAGCTCCATGCCATCAAG GAGCGGTACCTGGGGGGGGTGAAGAAGCGGCGCCGGACGCGGCACCTCAACGACCGCAAGTTCGTCTTCGAGTGGGATGCCTCTGAGGACACCTCCATCGACTACAACCCACT GTACAAGGAGCGGCACCAAGTGCAGCTGCTCGGCCGCGGCTTCATCGCTGGCATCGacctgaagcagcagaaacGAGAGCAGTCTCGGTTCTACGGGGAcctgatggagaagaggaggaccTTGGAAGAGAAGGAACAGGAGGA GGCTAGGCTGCGGAAGCTGCGGAAGAAGGAGGCCAAGCAGCGCTGGGACGATCGGCACTGGTCGCAGAAGAAGCTGGACGAGATGACAGACAGGGACTGGCGAATCTTCCGTGAGGACTACAGCATCACCACCAAGGGGGGCAAGATCCCCAACCCCATCCGCTCCTGGAAGGACTCCTCCTTGCCCCCACACATCCTGGAGGTCATCGACAAGTGTGGCTATAAG GAGCCGACGCCCATCCAGCGCCAGGCCATCCCCATCGGCCTGCAGAACAGAGACATCATCGGCGTGGCAGAGACTGGCAGCGGCAAAACCGCAGCCTTCCTCATCCCCCTGCTGGTCTGGATCACCACACTGCCCAAGATCGACCG GATTGAGGAGTCGGACCAGGGCCCCTATGCCAtcatcctggcacccacccgagagctggcacagcagatTGAGGAGGAGACCATCAAGTTTGGCAAGCCCCTGGGCATCCGCACGGTGGCAGTGATCGGGGGCATCTCCCGCGAGGACCAAGGCTTCCGCCTGCGCATGGGCTGCGAG ATCGTGATTGCCACCCCGGGGCGGTTGATCGACGTGCTGGAGAATCGCTACCTGGTGCTGAGCCGCTGCACCTACGTGGTGCTGGACGAGGCGGATCGCATGATCGATATGGGCTTCGAGCCCGACGTGCAGAAGATCCTGGAGCACATGCCCGTGAGCAACCAGAAACCTGACACCGACGAGGCAGAGGACCCCGAGAAGATGTTGGCCAACTTCGAGTCCGGCAAGCACAAGTACAGGCAG ACTGTCATGTTCACTGCCACCATGCCCCCGGCCGTGGAGCGCCTGGCACGCAGCTACCTGCGGCGCCCAGCGGTGGTCTACATCGGCTCTGCTGGCAAACCCCACGAGAGGGTGGAGCAGAAGGTGTTCCTCATGTCCGAGTCGGAGAAGAG gaagaagctgttggcCATCCTGGAGCAAGGCTTCGACCCTCCCATCATCATCTTCGTCAACCAGAAGAAAGGCTGCGATGTGCTGGCCAAGTCCCTGGAGAAGATgggg TACAatgcctgcaccctgcacgGTGGcaagggccaggagcagagggagttTGCCCTCTCCAACCTGAAGGCAGGTGCCAAGGACATCCTGGTGGCCACCGACGTGGCCGGGCGTGGCATCGACATCCACGACGTCTCCATGGTGGTTAACTACGACATGGCCAAGAACATCGAgg ACTACATCCACCGCATCGGGCGGACAGGCCGAGCGGGCAAGAGTGGTGTGGCCATCACCTTCCTCACCAAGGAGGACTCCACTGTCTTCTACGACCTGAAGCAGGCCATCCTGGAGAGCCCAGTGTCCTCCTGCCCACCCGAGCTGGCCAACCACCCCGATGCCCAGCACAAGCCTGGCACCATCCTCACCAAGAAGCGGCGAGAGGAAACCATCTTCGCCTGA
- the CCDC65 gene encoding dynein regulatory complex subunit 2 isoform X1 translates to MPLKKPPQAAAPMAAEDELLLLQKQALAEEEAAKSKGEMLSRFLKDKLAKEKHSSALNLHKLNAQWRAVLREARAEELQQDVEILSQTFARVMDGKDSVIESLATDLEEAEEQHAQALRSHLRNIDRLLRLQRCRLSCLQEGYEAQLEALKVEFEAERRAILEQQERESCSLQAMLLATEQHHSRNHQEAEQDLQSAQAVLKNKSMLEKQFSRAQVSNKLEVLWEQFRKAAQSYAEATEHPAVALRTLKQKDKKSSREISTQAKKLKKLQDLVTATKGQLAAHRWEREEQTQQGQEEKERAFRKLLELEGRMKQARTKARGDLARLILQSNTALKALGKVVAKAQRVLRLAEMCRRLQTEEEKVLPFYSSSLAEGEQQEAQRVLEETPTEPLAQALQDYLGLELFWQLFNKAKLEEQALRREQEALRERNQQLRELLGQYLAGISGNQEVPGEPRPLLTIQHMPRDLLRAGVDSAQDHKGDADPNSLLREDKSLDCILGAAGTS, encoded by the exons ATGCCGCTGAAGAAGCCCCCGCAGGCGGCAGCCCCCATGGCAGCCGAGgacgagctgctgctgctgcagaaacaaGCGCTGGCCgaggaggaagcagccaagAGCAAGGGGGAGATGCTCAGCCGGTTCCTGAAG GACAAGCTGGCCAAGGAGAAGCACAGCAGTGCCCTGAACCTGCACAAGCTCAACGCGCAGTGGCGAGCAGTGCTGCGGGAGGCCAGAGccgaggagctgcagcaggacgtGGAGATCCTCAGCCAGACCTTTGCCCGGGTGATGGACGGCAAGGACAGCGTCATTGAG TCCTTGGCCACAGacctggaggaggcagaggagcagcacgcCCAGGCCCTGCGCAGCCACCTGCGCAACATCGACCGCCTGCTGCGGCTCCAGCGCTGCCgcctgagctgcctgcaggaggggtACGAGGCCCAGCTGGAAGCCCTGAAGGTGGAATTTGAGGCTGAGAG gAGAGCcatcctggagcagcaggagcgagaaagctgctccctgcaggccaTGCTGCTGGCCACGGAGCAGCATCACAGCAGGAACCAtcaggaggctgagcaggacTTGCAGAGcgcccaggctgtgctcaagaACAAG agcaTGCTGGAGAAGCAATTCAGCCGTGCACAGGTGAGCAACAAGCTGGAGGTCCTCTGGGAGCAGTTCAggaaggcagcccagagctACGCAGAGGCCACTGAGCACCCAGCGGTCGCCCTGAGGACGCTGAAGCAGAAGGACAAGAagagctccagggagatctccaCGCAGGCAAAGAAGCTGAAGAAGCTGCAG GACTTGGTGACAGCCACTAAGGGCCAGCTCGCAGCTCACcgctgggagagggaggagcagacccagcaggggcaggaggagaaggaaagagccTTCAGGAAGCTTCTGGAGCTTGAGGGCAGGATGAAGCAGGCCAGGACTAAGGCCCGTGGTGACCTGGCCAGGCTCATCCTGCAGAGCAACACTGCCCTGAAGGCACTTGGGAAGGTGGTGGCAAAG GCCCAGCGTGTCCTGAGGCTGGCTGAGATGTGCCGCAGGCTGCAGACggaggaggagaaggttctGCCCTTCTACTCTTCCTCCCTGGCAGAGGGGGAGCAGCAAGAGGCCCAACGAGTCCTGGAGGAGACACCCACAGAGCCCCTGGCCCAg GCCTTGCAGGACTACCTCGGACTGGAGCTCTTCTGGCAGctcttcaacaaggccaagctggaggagcaggcacTGAGGCGGGAGCAGGAGGCCCTGAGGGAGAGGAACCAGCAGCTGCGGGAGCTGCTTGGGCAGTACCTGGCAGGGATCTCAGGCAACCAGGAAGTGCCAGGCGAGCCCAGACCCCTCCTCACCATCCAGCACATGCCCAGGGACTTGCTCCGTGCTGGAGTGGACTCTGCACAAGATCACAAGGGTGATGCAGACCCCAACAGCCTCTTGAGAGAGGACAAAAGCCTGGACTGcatccttggtgctgctggcaccagctgA
- the RND1 gene encoding rho-related GTP-binding protein Rho6 yields MRERRSVPAAPARCKLVLVGDVQCGKTAMLQVLAKDCYPETYVPTVFENYTACLASEEQRVELSLWDTSGSPYYDNVRPLCYSDSDAVLLCFDISRPETLDSASKKWKTEILDYCPNTRVLLIGCKTDLRTDLSTLMELSHQKQAPISYEQGCAAARQLGAESYLECSAFTSEKSVHSIFRTVSGICLSKAPLQPPRSPPRSLSKRLLHLPSRSELISSAFKKEKAKSCSVM; encoded by the exons ATGCGGGAACGGAGGTCGGTACCGGCCGCCCCGGCCCGCTGTAAGCTGGTGCTGGTGGGCGATGTGCAGTGCGGCAAGACGGCCATGCTGCAGGTGCTGGCTAAGGATTGCTATCCCGAG ACGTACGTGCCCACCGTGTTTGAGAACTATACGGCGTGTCTGGCCAGCGAGGAGCAGCGAGTGGAGCTGAGCCTATGGGACACCTCCG gctctccctaCTATGACAACGTGCGGCCCCTCTGCTACAGCGACTCCGACgctgtcctgctctgcttcGACATCAGCCGACCGGAGACCCTCGACAGCGCGTCCAAGAAG TGGAAGACAGAGATCCTGGACTACTGCCCCAACACGCGGGTGCTGCTCATCGGCTGCAAGACAGACCTGAGGACAGACCTCAGCACCCTGATGGAGCTGTCCCACCAGAAGCAAGCTCCCATCTCCTACGAGCAG GGCTGCGCGGCCGCCAGGCAGCTGGGAGCGGAGAGCTACTTGGAGTGTTCTGCTTTCACCTCGGAGAAGAGCGTCCACAGCATCTTCCGGACCGTGTCCGGGATCTGCCTCAGCAAAGCTCCCCTGCAACCCCCCCGGAGCCCCCCCCGCAGCCTTTCCAAGAGACTCCTGCACCTGCCCAGCCGCTCCGAGCTCATCTCCTCTGCCTTCAAGAAGGAAAAGGCGAAAAGCTGCTCCGTCATGTGA
- the CCDC65 gene encoding dynein regulatory complex subunit 2 isoform X2, with product MPLKKPPQAAAPMAAEDELLLLQKQALAEEEAAKSKGEMLSRFLKDKLAKEKHSSALNLHKLNAQWRAVLREARAEELQQDVEILSQTFARVMDGKDSVIESLATDLEEAEEQHAQALRSHLRNIDRLLRLQRCRLSCLQEGYEAQLEALKVEFEAERRAILEQQERESCSLQAMLLATEQHHSRNHQEAEQDLQSAQAVLKNKSMLEKQFSRAQVSNKLEVLWEQFRKAAQSYAEATEHPAVALRTLKQKDKKSSREISTQAKKLKKLQDLVTATKGQLAAHRWEREEQTQQGQEEKERAFRKLLELEGRMKQARTKARGDLARLILQSNTALKALGKVVAKAADGGGEGSALLLFLPGRGGAARGPTSPGGDTHRAPGPGLAGLPRTGALLAALQQGQAGGAGTEAGAGGPEGEEPAAAGAAWAVPGRDLRQPGSARRAQTPPHHPAHAQGLAPCWSGLCTRSQG from the exons ATGCCGCTGAAGAAGCCCCCGCAGGCGGCAGCCCCCATGGCAGCCGAGgacgagctgctgctgctgcagaaacaaGCGCTGGCCgaggaggaagcagccaagAGCAAGGGGGAGATGCTCAGCCGGTTCCTGAAG GACAAGCTGGCCAAGGAGAAGCACAGCAGTGCCCTGAACCTGCACAAGCTCAACGCGCAGTGGCGAGCAGTGCTGCGGGAGGCCAGAGccgaggagctgcagcaggacgtGGAGATCCTCAGCCAGACCTTTGCCCGGGTGATGGACGGCAAGGACAGCGTCATTGAG TCCTTGGCCACAGacctggaggaggcagaggagcagcacgcCCAGGCCCTGCGCAGCCACCTGCGCAACATCGACCGCCTGCTGCGGCTCCAGCGCTGCCgcctgagctgcctgcaggaggggtACGAGGCCCAGCTGGAAGCCCTGAAGGTGGAATTTGAGGCTGAGAG gAGAGCcatcctggagcagcaggagcgagaaagctgctccctgcaggccaTGCTGCTGGCCACGGAGCAGCATCACAGCAGGAACCAtcaggaggctgagcaggacTTGCAGAGcgcccaggctgtgctcaagaACAAG agcaTGCTGGAGAAGCAATTCAGCCGTGCACAGGTGAGCAACAAGCTGGAGGTCCTCTGGGAGCAGTTCAggaaggcagcccagagctACGCAGAGGCCACTGAGCACCCAGCGGTCGCCCTGAGGACGCTGAAGCAGAAGGACAAGAagagctccagggagatctccaCGCAGGCAAAGAAGCTGAAGAAGCTGCAG GACTTGGTGACAGCCACTAAGGGCCAGCTCGCAGCTCACcgctgggagagggaggagcagacccagcaggggcaggaggagaaggaaagagccTTCAGGAAGCTTCTGGAGCTTGAGGGCAGGATGAAGCAGGCCAGGACTAAGGCCCGTGGTGACCTGGCCAGGCTCATCCTGCAGAGCAACACTGCCCTGAAGGCACTTGGGAAGGTGGTGGCAAAG GCTGCAGACggaggaggagaaggttctGCCCTTCTACTCTTCCTCCCTGGCAGAGGGGGAGCAGCAAGAGGCCCAACGAGTCCTGGAGGAGACACCCACAGAGCCCCTGGCCCAg GCCTTGCAGGACTACCTCGGACTGGAGCTCTTCTGGCAGctcttcaacaaggccaagctggaggagcaggcacTGAGGCGGGAGCAGGAGGCCCTGAGGGAGAGGAACCAGCAGCTGCGGGAGCTGCTTGGGCAGTACCTGGCAGGGATCTCAGGCAACCAGGAAGTGCCAGGCGAGCCCAGACCCCTCCTCACCATCCAGCACATGCCCAGGGACTTGCTCCGTGCTGGAGTGGACTCTGCACAAGATCACAAGGGTGA
- the FKBP11 gene encoding peptidyl-prolyl cis-trans isomerase FKBP11 yields MPPHAALLLLVLLLPPLAAATESETESGARALRLETLVAPPEGCTELSAPGDTVHIHYTGSLEDGRVIDSSLSRDPLQVELGKRQVIPGLEQSLLDMCVGEKRRAIIPPHLAYGKRGSPPSIPGDAVLRFEVELVALSRAGYWQKVVNEVVPLLCLGLVPALLGLIGYHLYRKANSPKLSKKKLKEEKKNKAKKK; encoded by the exons ATGCCGCCCCACGCCGCGTtgctgctcctggtgctgctgctgccgccgctggcCGCCGCTACCGAGAGCGAAACCGAAAGCGGAGCCCGGGCCCTGCGGCTGGAGACCCTC GTGGCTCCTCCCGAGGGCTGCACGGAGCTGTCGGCGCCTGGGGACACGGTGCACATCCACTACACG ggcagcctggaggATGGCAGAGTCATCGACAGCTCCCTGAGCCGGGACCCCCTTCAGGTGGAGCTGGGCAAGCGCCAGGTCATCCCCG gcctggagcagagcctgttggaCATGTGTGTGGG ggagaagcGCAGAGCCATCATCCCCCCGCATCTGGCCTACGGCAAGCGCGGATCCCCCCCCAGCATCCCCG GCGATGCAGTGCTGCGCTTCGAGGTGGAACTGGTGGCGCTGTCCCGGGCTGGTTACTGGCAGAAGGTGGTGAACGAGGTTGTGCcactgctgtgcctgggctTGGTGCCAGCCTTGCTGGGGCTCATCGGGTACCACCTGTACCGCAAGGCCAACAGCCCCAAGCTCTCCAAGAAGAAGctcaaagaagagaagaagaacaaagccaagaagaaataa
- the DDX23 gene encoding probable ATP-dependent RNA helicase DDX23 isoform X1, which yields MAGELAEKKERDASPVKEERKRSRSPDRDRERDRERDRDRKSSPSKDRKRHRSRERRRGSRSRSRSRSKSAERDRRHKERDRERSKKDRDREKDGHRRDKDRKRSSLSPGRGKDSKSRKERDSRKAEEEEENALRKEKAQPLSLEELLAKKKAEEEAEAKPKFLSKAEREAEALRRRQQEVEERQRLLEEERKKRKQFQEMGRKMLEDPQERERRERRERMERETNGTEDEEGRQKIREEKDKSKELHAIKERYLGGVKKRRRTRHLNDRKFVFEWDASEDTSIDYNPLYKERHQVQLLGRGFIAGIDLKQQKREQSRFYGDLMEKRRTLEEKEQEEARLRKLRKKEAKQRWDDRHWSQKKLDEMTDRDWRIFREDYSITTKGGKIPNPIRSWKDSSLPPHILEVIDKCGYKEPTPIQRQAIPIGLQNRDIIGVAETGSGKTAAFLIPLLVWITTLPKIDRIEESDQGPYAIILAPTRELAQQIEEETIKFGKPLGIRTVAVIGGISREDQGFRLRMGCEIVIATPGRLIDVLENRYLVLSRCTYVVLDEADRMIDMGFEPDVQKILEHMPVSNQKPDTDEAEDPEKMLANFESGKHKYRQTVMFTATMPPAVERLARSYLRRPAVVYIGSAGKPHERVEQKVFLMSESEKRKKLLAILEQGFDPPIIIFVNQKKGCDVLAKSLEKMGYNACTLHGGKGQEQREFALSNLKAGAKDILVATDVAGRGIDIHDVSMVVNYDMAKNIEDYIHRIGRTGRAGKSGVAITFLTKEDSTVFYDLKQAILESPVSSCPPELANHPDAQHKPGTILTKKRREETIFA from the exons ATGGCCGGGGAGCTGGCGGAGAAGAAGGAGCGGGACGCCTCCCCTGtcaaggaggagaggaaacgCTCCCGCTCCCCAGACCGGGATCGAGAGCGGGACCGGGAGCGGGACCGGGACCGTAAGAGTTCCCCCTCCAAGGACAGAAAGCGGCACCGGTCCCGGGAGAGGAGGCGAGGCAGCAGGTCCCGCTCCCGGTCCCGCTCCAAGTcagcagagag GGATCGGCGGCACAAGGAGCGGGACCGGGAGCGGAGCAAGAAAGACCGAGACCGGGAGAAGGATGGGCACCGGCGGGACAAGGACAGGAAGCGATCGAG TCTGTCCCCGGGCAGGGGGAAGGATTCCAAGTCCCGGAAGGAGAGGGACTCCCGGAAagccgaggaggaggaggagaatgccctgaggaaggagaag GCTCagcctctgtccctggaggagctgctggccaagaagaaggctgaagaggaggcagaagccaAG CCCAAATTCCTGTCCAAGGCCGAGCGGGAGGCAGAGGCCCTGCGGCGACggcagcaggaggtggaggagcGGCAGCGGCTgctggaggaagagaggaagaagaggaagcagtTCCAGGAGATGGGGAGGAAGATGCTGG aAGACCCCCAGGAGCGGGAGCGCCGGGAACGCCGGGAGCGCATGGAGCGGGAGACCAACGGCACggaggatgaggagggcaggcagaagATCCGGGAGGAGAAGGACAAAAGCAAAGAGCTCCATGCCATCAAG GAGCGGTACCTGGGGGGGGTGAAGAAGCGGCGCCGGACGCGGCACCTCAACGACCGCAAGTTCGTCTTCGAGTGGGATGCCTCTGAGGACACCTCCATCGACTACAACCCACT GTACAAGGAGCGGCACCAAGTGCAGCTGCTCGGCCGCGGCTTCATCGCTGGCATCGacctgaagcagcagaaacGAGAGCAGTCTCGGTTCTACGGGGAcctgatggagaagaggaggaccTTGGAAGAGAAGGAACAGGAGGA GGCTAGGCTGCGGAAGCTGCGGAAGAAGGAGGCCAAGCAGCGCTGGGACGATCGGCACTGGTCGCAGAAGAAGCTGGACGAGATGACAGACAGGGACTGGCGAATCTTCCGTGAGGACTACAGCATCACCACCAAGGGGGGCAAGATCCCCAACCCCATCCGCTCCTGGAAGGACTCCTCCTTGCCCCCACACATCCTGGAGGTCATCGACAAGTGTGGCTATAAG GAGCCGACGCCCATCCAGCGCCAGGCCATCCCCATCGGCCTGCAGAACAGAGACATCATCGGCGTGGCAGAGACTGGCAGCGGCAAAACCGCAGCCTTCCTCATCCCCCTGCTGGTCTGGATCACCACACTGCCCAAGATCGACCG GATTGAGGAGTCGGACCAGGGCCCCTATGCCAtcatcctggcacccacccgagagctggcacagcagatTGAGGAGGAGACCATCAAGTTTGGCAAGCCCCTGGGCATCCGCACGGTGGCAGTGATCGGGGGCATCTCCCGCGAGGACCAAGGCTTCCGCCTGCGCATGGGCTGCGAG ATCGTGATTGCCACCCCGGGGCGGTTGATCGACGTGCTGGAGAATCGCTACCTGGTGCTGAGCCGCTGCACCTACGTGGTGCTGGACGAGGCGGATCGCATGATCGATATGGGCTTCGAGCCCGACGTGCAGAAGATCCTGGAGCACATGCCCGTGAGCAACCAGAAACCTGACACCGACGAGGCAGAGGACCCCGAGAAGATGTTGGCCAACTTCGAGTCCGGCAAGCACAAGTACAGGCAG ACTGTCATGTTCACTGCCACCATGCCCCCGGCCGTGGAGCGCCTGGCACGCAGCTACCTGCGGCGCCCAGCGGTGGTCTACATCGGCTCTGCTGGCAAACCCCACGAGAGGGTGGAGCAGAAGGTGTTCCTCATGTCCGAGTCGGAGAAGAG gaagaagctgttggcCATCCTGGAGCAAGGCTTCGACCCTCCCATCATCATCTTCGTCAACCAGAAGAAAGGCTGCGATGTGCTGGCCAAGTCCCTGGAGAAGATgggg TACAatgcctgcaccctgcacgGTGGcaagggccaggagcagagggagttTGCCCTCTCCAACCTGAAGGCAGGTGCCAAGGACATCCTGGTGGCCACCGACGTGGCCGGGCGTGGCATCGACATCCACGACGTCTCCATGGTGGTTAACTACGACATGGCCAAGAACATCGAgg ACTACATCCACCGCATCGGGCGGACAGGCCGAGCGGGCAAGAGTGGTGTGGCCATCACCTTCCTCACCAAGGAGGACTCCACTGTCTTCTACGACCTGAAGCAGGCCATCCTGGAGAGCCCAGTGTCCTCCTGCCCACCCGAGCTGGCCAACCACCCCGATGCCCAGCACAAGCCTGGCACCATCCTCACCAAGAAGCGGCGAGAGGAAACCATCTTCGCCTGA